The following are from one region of the Panulirus ornatus isolate Po-2019 chromosome 48, ASM3632096v1, whole genome shotgun sequence genome:
- the LOC139764099 gene encoding uncharacterized protein, whose product MVSDDENDDRDDHDMLNDAQRHTANQISAFIELARNLAGQRRLERNREESDTRQNQHEGTDIDGLEEDRDGEKDIAHDSTSNSDHDSSHAAEARPMESSGWMAILKEKDMNKDTEEMVAANPQNGEEPSPSVSAVPHSDPIPMTSTPVLPVKSNKKREKFDSGVGDEIENGKGPSSESDQGDDGDIDMDIDSTDSDYSDNSAPRTKVTRLLDPDDPDCPCGGDCSEAFQTRREEEAETNEEEGESPKAVSAAETYSIYMREKISLLPLPQALKLYLNYNREL is encoded by the coding sequence ATGGTTtcagatgatgaaaatgatgatagggATGATCATGATATGCTAAATGATGCTCAGCGTCATACAGCTAATCAGATATCAGCTTTTATTGAACTAGCCAGAAATCTTGCTGGGCAGAGAAGACTCGAGAGGAATAGAGAAGAAAGTGACACTAGACAAAACCAGCATGAAGGTACAGACATTGATGGATTGGAAGAAGACAGGGATGGTGAAAAAGATATAGCACACGACAGTACCAGTAATTCTGACCATGATAGCAGTCATGCTGCAGAAGCAAGACCTATGGAATCTTCAGGTTGGATGGCCATCCTTAAAGAAAAAGACATGAATAAAGACACAGAAGAAATGGTTGCAGCTAATCCTCAAAATGGTGaagaaccatcaccatcagtttCTGCAGTGCCACATTCTGATCCTATACCTATGACCTCCACACCTGTGTTGCCAGTTAAGTCTAATAAAAAGCGAGAAAAGTTTGACAGTGGAGTAGGGGACGAAATTGAAAATGGAAAAGGACCTAGCTCAGAATCAGATCAAGGAGATGATGGTGACATTGACATGGATATTGATTCTACTGATTCTGATTATTCTGATAACTCTGCTCCAAGAACCAAAGTGACTCGTCTCTTAGATCCAGATGATCCTGATTGCCCTTGTGGTGGAGATTGCAGTGAGGCATTTCAGacaaggagagaagaagaagcagaaactaatgaagaagaaggagaaagtcCCAAAGCTGTATCTGCTGCAGAAACCTATTCAATATACATGAGGGAGAAGATTAGTTTACTCCCACTCCCCCAGGCCCTGAAATTGTACCTGAATTATAATAGGGAATTGTAA